A single genomic interval of Helianthus annuus cultivar XRQ/B chromosome 6, HanXRQr2.0-SUNRISE, whole genome shotgun sequence harbors:
- the LOC110864723 gene encoding lysophospholipid acyltransferase LPEAT2 codes for MAAAATDLSRPLLPSSAGNNPTNTNSDHNPPSQHIITINNHMGFPQSETPTNQDSIFLQTQFRFESLDDGLSRNEENPYGVLGSDGFDPLGSTTVDPFRNQTPKIQGVYEWIKMLVCVPIVLLRLVLFGLCMLIGYVATKTALHGWKNNQNPMPRWRCRVMYITRLCTRGILFSFGYHWIKRKGKPAPRETAPILVSNHVSYIDPIFFFYELSPTIVASESHDSMPFVGVIIRAMQVIYVNRLSYQSRKHAVNEIKRRAASNRYPRVLLFPEGTTTNGRQLISFQLGAFIPSYPIQPVVVRYPHVHFDQSWGHIALATLLYRMFMQFHNFMEVEYLPVISPAQHQKESAACFAERTGRAMASALNVVQTHHTFADYALLSKAAEAGQENFAPFMVEMAKIQKLYHLSSSEAVDFLERFLAMNPDSSGCVNYQDFIRVLRLKHSRLSANIFGFVDVNKNGLITFKEFLVASAHVLKLPLFRRACEVAFNESDEDKDRYLSLLEFGGSMSLAIPALAMNEIQALFEMFDIDGDGRINEDDFATCLRRNPLLIAHFNHHFIHKDLDAESGLEEMV; via the exons ATGGCAGCAGCTGCCACCGATCTCAGCCGCCCTCTACTACCGTCCTCCGCCGGCAACAACCCAACTAACACAAATTCCGATCACAATCCACCTTCCCAACACATCATAACCATCAATAATCATATGGGTTTTCCCCAATCTGAAACACCCACAAATCAAGATTCAATTTTTCTTCAAACCCAATTCAGATTCGAATCATTAGATGATGGGTTATCAAGAAACGAAGAAAACCCTTATGGGGTTCTTGGGTCTGATGGGTTTGACCCTCTCGGGTCAACAACTGTTGACCCGTTTAGAAACCAAACGCCCAAGATTCAAGGGGTGTATGAGTGGATCAAGATGCTGGTTTGTGTGCCTATAGTGTTGCTTAGGCTTGTGTTGTTTGGATTGTGTATGTTGATTGGGTATGTTGCTACAAAAACTGCTTTACATGGGTGGAAAAATAATCAGAATCCTATGCCAAGATGGAGATGTAGGGTTATGTATATTACAAGATTGTGTACAAGAGGGATTCTTTTTTCATTTGG CTACCATTGGATTAAAAGAAAAGGGAAACCTGCTCCAAGGGAAACTGCTCCTATACTTGTATCTAATCATGTATCGTACATTGACCCGATATTCTTTTTCTACGAATTATCTCCAACAATTGTCGCATCCGAGTCCCATGATTCCATGCCCTTCGTTGGTGTCATAATTAGAGCAATGCAG GTGATTTATGTGAATCGGTTATCATATCAATCACGGAAACATGCGGTGAATGAAATAAAG AGAAGGGCCGCAAGCAACAGATATCCTCGAGTACTTTTGTTTCCCGAGGGAACCACAACCAATGGACGACAACTTATTTCTTTTCAACTCGGTGCATTTATTCCTAGTTACCCCATACAACCAGTGGTCGTTCGTTATCCTCATGTACATTTTGATCAATCATG GGGTCATATTGCTTTGGCCACCCTCTTGTATAGGATGTTCATGCAGTTCCACAATTTCATGGAG GTTGAATATCTTCCAGTTATTTCACCGGCACAACATCAAAAGGAGAGCGCTGCTTGCTTTGCTGAGAGG ACTGGAAGAGCCATGGCTTCTGCTCTGAATGTCGTACAAACACACCATACTTTTGCAGATTATGCTCTTCTTTCAAAGGCAGCTGAGGCTGGACAG GAGAATTTCGCACCTTTTATGGTTGAAATGGCAAAAATacaaaaa TTATATCATTTGAGCTCTTCAGAAGCTGTTGACTTTTTGGAAAGATTTCTTGCCATGAATCCCGACAGCAG TGGATGTGTTAACTACCAAGATTTCATTAGAGTTTTACGATTGAAACATTCTCGCCTTTCCGCAAAT ATTTTCGGATTCGTTGATGTCAACAAGAATGGACTTATAACCTTCAAAGAG TTCTTGGTAGCATCGGCCCACGTTCTGAAGCTGCCATTATTCCGGCGAGCATGTGAAGTGGCTTTTAATGAAAGCGATGAAGACAAAGATCGTTACCTTTCATTGTTGGAA TTCGGAGGTTCCATGAGCTTAGCTATACCCGCTCTAGCCATGAACGAG aTACAAGCGCTTTTCGAAATGTTTGACATCGATGGTGATGGTAGGATCAACGAGGACGATTTCGCTACTTGCTTAAGAAGAAATCCATTACTCATAGCACATTTTAATCACCATTTCATACACAAAGATTTAGATGCAGAATCAGGTTTAGAGGAAATGGTTTGA